One stretch of Armigeres subalbatus isolate Guangzhou_Male chromosome 2, GZ_Asu_2, whole genome shotgun sequence DNA includes these proteins:
- the LOC134214994 gene encoding methyl farnesoate epoxidase-like, protein MWHNFVVLIIFVILFCLRDMRKPSYFPPGPNWFPLIGSGHEVINLVKRFKFYHLMWADLARRYGSIVGLRLGRDRVVIVSGLDAIREVYSKDQFDGRPDGFFFRMRSFDKRLGVVFTDGDNWEIQRRFSVKTLKSLGMGRNGMVTSLEKEAEEMIHHLRKLSRTQKMISMHNAFDIAVLNSIWTLIAGQRFHLDDKKLEWISETIHKSFRVIDMSGGVLNQFPPIRYLLPERSGFAPLLNLLSPLWTFLQDTIKSIKSKLDQPDNPDCFVASYLRELGNSGRHSSFTNEQLLCLCLDLFQAGSETTSNTLGFGIAYMLHHPGVVQKVHQELDSVVGRYRLPLLADRPYLPYTEAVLCEIQRISNVAPLAIAHRTLAPVQLGSHVIPKNTITICSIYSVHMDKMYWGDPEVFRPERFLCESGQNLVTHEYFLPFGSGKRRCLGESLAKSSMFLFFTAFMHAFVVEPAEEGKLPELGGIDGITLSPNSFYIKLKERLI, encoded by the exons GTCCCAACTGGTTCCCGCTCATTGGCAGCGGCCACGAAGTGATTAATCTCGTCAAGCGTTTCAAGTTCTACCACCTGATGTGGGCCGACTTGGCCCGCCGATACGGGTCAATCGTGGGCCTCCGGCTCGGGCGCGATAGAGTCGTCATTGTCTCGGGGCTGGACGCTATTCGGGAGGTCTACTCAAAAGATCAATTTGATGGTCGCCCGGATGGGTTCTTCTTTCGGATGCGTTCGTTCGATAAGCGCCTCGGAGTGGTGTTCACCGATGGCGACAATTGGGAGATCCAGAGGCGCTTTTCTGTGAAGACGCTGAAATCGCTTGGCATGGGACGGAATGGAATGGTAACGAGCTTAGAGAAAGAAGCCGAAGAGATGATACATCATTTGAGGAAGCTTTCGAGGACGCAGAAAATGATTAGTATGCATAATGCGTTTGATATTGCGGTGCTGAATTCCATTTGGACTTTGATTGCTGGACAGAG GTTTCATCTGGACGATAAAAAACTAGAATGGATAAGCGAAACAATTCATAAAAGTTTTCGGGTTATTGACATGTCTGGTGGAGTGTTGAATCAGTTTCCTCCTATCAGATATTTGCTTCCTGAAAGGTCTGGATTTGCTCCACTACTTAATTTGTTAAGCCCTTTGTGGACTTTTTTGCAG GATACAATAAAATCCATCAAATCCAAACTTGACCAACCGGATAATCCCGACTGCTTCGTTGCATCCTACCTACGAGAGTTGGGCAACTCTGGGCGACATTCCTCCTTCACAAATGAACAACTCCTATGTCTGTGTTTGGATCTGTTTCAAGCTGGGTCGGAGACGACTAGCAACACCCTGGGTTTTGGAATAGCGTACATGCTGCACCATCCTGGAGTAGTGCAGAAGGTGCATCAAGAGCTGGACAGTGTTGTGGGCCGCTATCGGTTGCCGTTGCTCGCCGATCGGCCCTATCTACCCTACACCGAAGCAGTCCTCTGCGAGATTCAACGAATTTCCAACGTGGCTCCTCTCGCCATTGCCCACCGAACCTTGGCTCCCGTTCAGTTGGGTTCTCATGTGATTCCGAAAAACACCATAACAATATGCTCTATCTACTCGGTGCACATGGACAAGATGTACTGGGGCGACCCAGAGGTCTTTCGGCCGGAGCGATTCCTTTGCGAGTCGGGACAGAATTTGGTGACCCATGAATACTTTCTTCCGTTCGGATCGG GGAAACGAAGATGTCTGGGGGAGTCATTGGCAAAGTCAAGCATGTTTCTATTTTTCACGGCCTTTATGCATGCTTTCGTCGTTGAACCAGCAGAAGAAGGAAAATTACCGGAATTGGGAGGAATCGATGGCATTACTTTATCTCCAAATTCATTTTATATTAAACTCAAGGAACGTCTAATTTAA